A section of the Quatrionicoccus australiensis genome encodes:
- a CDS encoding rhodanese-like domain-containing protein, whose protein sequence is MKKLKLLFAVAIGLVATVAFAQQQKPYVAPPWEYKTKQLKRAEIDALLAKPEQVVVIDVRRPDELIARGQFPVFLSIQIKDVEKYLAYIPKDRAIVTVSNRAHRAGAAGDLLTAKGFKVAGAAGSLDYEDEGGTVLRITPPPPRNPQ, encoded by the coding sequence GTGAAAAAACTCAAACTGCTTTTCGCCGTGGCCATCGGCCTGGTTGCGACCGTCGCCTTTGCCCAGCAACAAAAGCCTTACGTGGCGCCGCCTTGGGAATACAAGACCAAGCAACTGAAACGCGCCGAAATCGATGCGCTGCTCGCCAAGCCAGAGCAGGTCGTGGTCATCGACGTGCGCCGCCCGGACGAGCTGATCGCGCGTGGCCAGTTCCCGGTCTTCCTCAGCATCCAGATCAAGGATGTCGAAAAGTATCTGGCCTACATTCCCAAGGATCGCGCCATCGTCACCGTCTCGAACCGCGCCCATCGTGCCGGTGCTGCCGGTGACCTGCTGACCGCCAAGGGCTTCAAGGTGGCCGGTGCCGCCGGTTCGCTCGATTATGAAGACGAAGGCGGCACGGTGCTGCGCATCACCCCGCCGCCGCCCCGCAATCCGCAGTAA
- a CDS encoding XdhC family protein, translating to MDSLDQQVLSAARRWAGEGYRFALVTVARTWGSSPRPPGARLALREDGLVQGSVSGGCIEDDLIDRMRTGRLGGERADEKPFSLIYGVDRADALRYGLPCGGSLELVIEPAPELSLLSDLAERLKAGQLAQRRIDLASGQVRIDSGQGHAGVSWDGQTLITQHGPRWRLLIIGAGQVSRFLAPIALALDYQVSICDPRLEYSSEWDIPDAPWVPGMPDDVVLDMQPDPHTAIVALTHDPKLDDMALLEALKSPAFYIGALGSQTNNARRRERLRQHFELTEEEVQRLHGPVGLSIGSRTPPEIAVAIAAELVAVRHADKAAGAPTSTANACARA from the coding sequence ATGGACAGCCTCGATCAGCAGGTATTGTCGGCCGCCCGACGCTGGGCCGGCGAAGGCTATCGCTTCGCACTGGTCACCGTCGCCAGGACCTGGGGCTCGTCGCCACGCCCGCCCGGGGCACGGCTCGCCCTGCGCGAGGATGGACTGGTCCAGGGTTCGGTTTCCGGCGGCTGCATCGAGGATGACCTGATCGACCGCATGCGCACCGGCCGTCTGGGCGGTGAACGTGCCGACGAGAAGCCTTTTTCCCTGATTTACGGCGTCGACCGTGCAGATGCCCTGCGCTACGGTCTGCCCTGCGGCGGCAGCCTGGAACTGGTCATCGAGCCGGCCCCCGAGCTCAGTCTGCTCAGTGACCTCGCCGAACGTCTGAAAGCCGGCCAGCTGGCACAGCGTCGCATCGACCTGGCCTCCGGCCAGGTGCGCATCGACAGCGGCCAAGGTCATGCCGGCGTGAGCTGGGACGGCCAGACCCTGATCACCCAGCACGGCCCGCGCTGGCGCCTGCTGATCATCGGCGCCGGCCAGGTTTCCCGCTTCCTGGCACCGATCGCCCTGGCCCTCGATTACCAGGTCAGCATTTGCGACCCGCGCCTCGAATACAGCAGCGAATGGGACATTCCCGATGCACCGTGGGTGCCTGGCATGCCTGACGATGTCGTGCTCGACATGCAGCCTGATCCGCACACCGCCATCGTCGCCTTGACCCACGACCCGAAACTGGATGACATGGCCCTGCTTGAAGCGCTCAAATCGCCGGCCTTCTACATCGGAGCTCTGGGCTCCCAAACCAACAATGCCCGCCGACGCGAACGCCTGCGCCAGCATTTCGAGCTCACTGAAGAGGAAGTCCAGCGTCTGCATGGCCCGGTCGGCCTGAGCATCGGCAGCAGGACGCCACCGGAAATCGCCGTCGCCATCGCCGCCGAACTGGTCGCCGTCCGGCACGCCGATAAAGCCGCCGGCGCACCGACCAGCACGGCCAACGCCTGCGCCCGGGCCTGA
- a CDS encoding efflux transporter outer membrane subunit has translation MQLRPLSLACLAALSLLGGCALGPDFQRPEISVPAEFRAARGWKAAEPQDQAAPAAWWEIYGDPVLNDLVAQVASANQNVAAAEAQYRQAQGLLSGSRAAWFPNLGSSVTATRSQGSTTGSTVNNTSPAKNTDRLSLSSSWELDLWGRISRQVESSERSAQASAADLAAARLSAQATLAQSYLQLRINDAQQRLLAKTLSAYRRSHEITRNRYEAGVASQADVAQAETQLKTTEAQAIDLGIQRAQLEHAIAVLIGQPPATVQIAPVDAVPSLPAIPASLPSALLERRPDVAAAERRVAAANAQIGVAQAAFFPTLTLSASGGYVNDNFADIISTPHRFWSLGPALALSLFDAGARSAVKEQAVAGYDKSVASYRQTVLTAFGEVEDNLTALRILDREKDVQRAATVAANQFQTLTNNQYLAGTVSYLNVATAQAAALNAERSSLDLLNRQLTASVALIKALGGNDWRQ, from the coding sequence ATGCAACTGCGTCCCCTTTCCCTGGCCTGCCTGGCAGCCCTTTCCCTGCTCGGCGGCTGCGCCCTTGGCCCGGACTTCCAGCGTCCGGAAATCAGCGTTCCCGCCGAGTTCCGCGCCGCCCGGGGCTGGAAGGCAGCCGAACCACAGGATCAGGCGGCGCCCGCGGCCTGGTGGGAAATTTATGGCGACCCCGTTCTCAACGACCTGGTTGCCCAGGTTGCCAGCGCCAACCAGAACGTCGCCGCCGCCGAAGCCCAGTACCGCCAGGCGCAAGGCCTGCTCTCCGGCTCGCGCGCCGCCTGGTTTCCCAACCTGGGCAGCAGCGTGACAGCGACACGCAGCCAGGGCAGCACCACCGGGAGCACGGTCAACAACACCAGTCCGGCCAAAAACACCGACCGCCTGTCACTGAGCTCCAGCTGGGAACTCGACCTGTGGGGCCGGATCAGCCGCCAGGTCGAGAGCAGCGAACGCTCGGCCCAGGCCAGCGCTGCCGATCTTGCCGCCGCACGGCTCAGCGCCCAGGCGACGCTGGCCCAGAGCTACCTGCAACTGCGCATCAACGACGCGCAGCAGCGCCTGCTCGCCAAGACCCTGAGCGCCTACCGCCGTTCGCACGAAATCACCCGCAACCGCTACGAGGCCGGCGTCGCCAGCCAGGCCGATGTCGCCCAGGCCGAAACGCAGTTGAAGACGACCGAGGCGCAGGCGATCGATCTCGGCATCCAGCGCGCCCAGCTTGAACACGCAATTGCCGTGCTGATCGGTCAACCGCCTGCAACGGTGCAAATTGCCCCGGTTGATGCCGTGCCCAGCCTGCCGGCGATCCCGGCAAGCCTGCCCTCGGCCCTGCTCGAACGCCGCCCCGACGTTGCCGCGGCAGAACGCCGGGTGGCCGCCGCCAATGCCCAGATCGGCGTCGCCCAGGCGGCCTTTTTCCCGACCCTGACGCTGTCGGCGAGCGGTGGTTACGTCAATGACAATTTTGCCGACATCATCAGCACGCCCCACCGTTTCTGGTCGCTCGGCCCGGCCCTCGCGCTCAGCCTGTTCGATGCCGGCGCCCGCTCGGCAGTCAAGGAACAGGCTGTCGCCGGCTATGACAAGAGCGTCGCCAGTTACCGCCAGACGGTGCTGACCGCATTCGGCGAAGTCGAAGACAACCTTACCGCCCTGCGCATTCTCGACCGGGAAAAGGATGTCCAGCGGGCGGCCACCGTCGCTGCCAACCAGTTCCAGACCCTGACCAACAACCAGTACCTGGCCGGCACGGTGAGCTACCTCAATGTCGCGACCGCGCAGGCGGCGGCCCTGAACGCCGAGCGCAGCAGCCTCGACCTGCTCAACCGCCAGCTCACGGCGAGCGTCGCGCTGATCAAGGCGCTGGGTGGCAACGACTGGCGACAGTGA
- a CDS encoding nucleotidyltransferase family protein, with translation MTSRGLVGILLAGGLSRRFGSDKLLHPLPDGTPIAVAAARNLKQSGLHCISVLRPEQQALSQLLQGEGFGIHYDHTAEQGMGHSLAAAVRATPAASGWLVALADMPFITPTTISLLTYALRGGASLAAPFYNGRRGHPVGFARPWFARLSSLQGDAGARELLSGHADLMLHVPCNDPGILVDIDTPQGLASGSMAPNADRMPAVAAAALCRKRCPKLSNDAGAK, from the coding sequence ATGACCAGCCGCGGACTCGTCGGCATCCTGCTGGCCGGCGGCCTGAGCCGCCGTTTCGGCAGCGACAAGCTGCTGCATCCGCTGCCCGACGGCACGCCGATCGCCGTGGCGGCCGCCCGCAATCTGAAACAGTCGGGCCTGCACTGCATTTCGGTACTGCGCCCGGAGCAGCAAGCGCTAAGCCAATTGCTGCAAGGCGAAGGATTCGGCATTCACTACGACCACACGGCCGAACAGGGCATGGGCCACAGCCTGGCCGCCGCTGTTCGTGCCACACCGGCGGCCAGCGGCTGGCTAGTCGCCCTCGCCGACATGCCTTTCATCACACCAACCACCATTTCGCTGCTCACCTACGCCCTGCGCGGCGGCGCCAGCCTGGCCGCGCCTTTTTACAACGGTCGACGCGGCCATCCGGTCGGTTTTGCCCGGCCGTGGTTTGCGCGACTCAGCAGTTTGCAGGGCGACGCCGGCGCGCGCGAACTACTCTCCGGCCATGCCGACCTGATGCTGCATGTACCCTGCAACGATCCCGGCATTCTGGTCGATATCGATACCCCGCAAGGCCTTGCTTCCGGATCAATGGCACCCAACGCCGACCGGATGCCGGCTGTTGCTGCAGCAGCACTTTGCAGAAAGCGATGCCCGAAACTCAGCAACGACGCCGGCGCCAAGTGA
- a CDS encoding (2Fe-2S)-binding protein, translated as MSKYTLTINGETRSVDVAPDTPLLWVLRDTLGLVGTKFGCGAGHCGACTVHLNDVPARACMTPVSTVGRKRITTIEGLDPKGQHPLQQAWQELDVPQCGYCQAGQIMTAAALLKENPNPSDEDIDNALAGNLCRCGTYLRIREGIHQAAALAGKKGKK; from the coding sequence ATGAGCAAATACACCCTGACCATCAATGGCGAAACACGCAGCGTCGATGTCGCCCCGGATACTCCGCTGCTCTGGGTCTTGCGCGACACGCTCGGTCTGGTCGGCACCAAATTCGGCTGCGGTGCAGGCCATTGCGGCGCCTGTACCGTGCATCTCAACGACGTGCCGGCACGGGCCTGCATGACGCCGGTGTCGACGGTCGGCCGCAAGCGGATCACCACCATCGAGGGGCTCGACCCGAAGGGCCAGCACCCGCTGCAGCAAGCTTGGCAAGAACTCGACGTGCCACAGTGCGGCTACTGCCAGGCCGGCCAGATCATGACGGCCGCTGCCCTGCTCAAGGAAAACCCGAATCCCAGCGACGAGGACATTGACAACGCGCTAGCCGGCAACCTCTGTCGCTGTGGCACCTACCTGCGCATCCGCGAGGGCATCCACCAGGCTGCCGCACTGGCCGGCAAGAAAGGGAAGAAATGA
- a CDS encoding xanthine dehydrogenase family protein molybdopterin-binding subunit codes for MNAPVLNNPGRRKFLRNSAIGSGLVLGFYLQSTASALGQVAKPASTPGTDFVPNAFIRIAPDGTVTLISKQPEIGQGIKTSLPAVIAEELEVRWQDVRIVQGDLNPAYGRQSAGGSTSTPTNYEEFHRLGATARTMLVEAAAATWGVPSSECYAADSAVHHRSSKRKLGYGHLAARAATLPVPPASAVVLKDPKDFKLLGKRISGVDNPAVLTGKPLFGIDVQLPGLLYAVYEKSPVFGGKVIRANLDAIKALPGVRDAFVIEGTANLNGLLPGVAIVAESTWAAFSARKQLRVEWDEGKVASENWAGFVARANELARQPGASVQRQDGDVAKALAGAAKTVEAAYSYPFISHTSIEPQNCTAHFKDGGVEIWAPTQNPNSAQDAVVRDFGLAKDKIVIHITRSGGGFGRRLSSDYVVEAVAIAQKVGAPVKLTWSREDDLRHDHFRPGGFHFLRGGVDAAGKLVAWHNHFVTFANNGKTGSGGSLSGDEFPGRWVENCRLEQTAIDCGVPMGPWRAPGSCVFAWVFHSFIDELAHAAGRDPLEFRLELLGNRDEVPGSNGGQAYNVSRMRNVLRAVADKSGWGKKLPRGRGQGIAFHFSHRGYIAEVAEVTVKKTGELKVDRVTVVSDIGAQIVNLSGAENQVQGSVVDGLGTLMFQELDIERGRIVQSNFNEYPMIRIPDAPTKIDVHFLKTNYPVTGLGEPALPPLAPAVCNAIFAATGKRVRQFPLARSDLRWS; via the coding sequence ATGAACGCGCCCGTCCTGAACAATCCTGGCCGACGCAAGTTCCTGCGTAATTCGGCGATCGGCAGCGGCCTGGTTTTGGGCTTTTATTTGCAGTCGACCGCCAGCGCCCTCGGCCAGGTCGCCAAACCGGCCAGCACGCCGGGGACCGACTTCGTTCCCAATGCTTTCATCCGCATCGCGCCGGACGGCACGGTGACGCTGATTTCCAAGCAGCCCGAGATCGGCCAGGGCATCAAGACCTCGCTGCCCGCGGTGATTGCCGAGGAGCTCGAAGTCCGCTGGCAGGATGTACGCATCGTCCAGGGCGACCTCAATCCCGCCTACGGCCGGCAAAGCGCCGGTGGCTCGACCTCGACGCCGACCAATTACGAGGAATTCCATCGCCTTGGCGCCACGGCGCGGACCATGCTGGTCGAAGCGGCGGCCGCAACCTGGGGCGTGCCGAGCAGCGAATGCTACGCCGCCGACAGCGCGGTCCATCACCGGTCGAGCAAGCGCAAGCTGGGCTATGGCCATCTTGCCGCCCGGGCCGCCACGCTGCCCGTACCGCCGGCCAGCGCCGTCGTGCTCAAGGATCCCAAGGATTTCAAGCTGCTCGGCAAACGCATCAGCGGCGTGGACAACCCGGCCGTACTGACCGGCAAGCCGCTGTTCGGCATCGATGTACAGTTGCCCGGCCTGCTTTACGCCGTCTATGAGAAAAGCCCGGTCTTCGGCGGCAAGGTGATCCGCGCCAATCTCGACGCGATCAAGGCCCTGCCCGGCGTGCGCGACGCCTTCGTGATCGAGGGCACAGCCAACCTCAACGGCCTGCTGCCCGGCGTCGCCATCGTCGCCGAATCGACCTGGGCCGCCTTCAGCGCCCGCAAGCAGTTGCGTGTCGAATGGGACGAAGGCAAGGTCGCCAGTGAAAACTGGGCCGGCTTCGTCGCCCGCGCCAACGAACTCGCCCGCCAGCCGGGTGCCAGCGTCCAGCGCCAGGACGGCGACGTGGCCAAGGCCCTGGCCGGCGCGGCAAAAACCGTCGAAGCCGCCTACAGCTACCCGTTCATTTCGCACACCAGCATCGAGCCGCAAAACTGCACGGCGCATTTCAAGGATGGCGGCGTCGAGATCTGGGCGCCAACCCAGAACCCGAACAGCGCCCAGGATGCGGTGGTGCGCGACTTCGGCCTGGCCAAGGACAAGATCGTCATCCACATCACGCGCAGTGGCGGCGGCTTCGGTCGCCGGCTGTCGTCGGATTATGTCGTCGAAGCGGTGGCCATCGCCCAGAAGGTTGGTGCCCCGGTCAAGCTGACCTGGTCGCGTGAAGATGACCTGCGCCACGACCACTTCCGCCCCGGCGGCTTCCATTTTCTGCGCGGCGGCGTCGATGCCGCCGGCAAGCTGGTCGCCTGGCACAATCATTTTGTTACCTTTGCCAACAACGGCAAGACTGGCAGCGGCGGTAGCCTCTCCGGTGACGAGTTTCCCGGTCGCTGGGTGGAAAACTGCCGGCTCGAACAGACCGCCATCGACTGCGGCGTGCCGATGGGGCCGTGGCGGGCGCCGGGCAGTTGCGTCTTCGCCTGGGTCTTCCACAGTTTCATAGACGAACTGGCGCACGCCGCCGGCCGCGATCCACTTGAATTTCGCCTCGAACTGCTCGGCAATCGCGACGAAGTACCGGGCAGCAACGGCGGCCAGGCCTACAACGTCTCGCGCATGCGCAACGTGCTCAGGGCGGTGGCCGATAAATCCGGCTGGGGCAAGAAGCTGCCGCGCGGCCGCGGCCAGGGCATCGCCTTCCATTTCAGCCATCGCGGCTATATCGCCGAAGTGGCCGAGGTCACGGTCAAGAAAACGGGCGAATTGAAGGTCGACCGTGTCACCGTCGTCTCCGACATCGGCGCCCAGATCGTCAACCTGAGCGGCGCCGAAAACCAGGTTCAGGGCTCGGTCGTCGACGGGCTGGGCACATTGATGTTCCAGGAGCTCGACATCGAGCGCGGCCGCATTGTGCAAAGCAACTTCAACGAATACCCGATGATCCGCATCCCGGACGCGCCAACCAAAATTGACGTGCATTTCCTGAAGACCAATTACCCGGTCACCGGCCTCGGCGAACCGGCCCTGCCACCACTCGCGCCGGCCGTCTGCAACGCCATCTTCGCCGCCACCGGCAAGCGCGTCCGGCAGTTCCCGCTGGCGCGCAGCGACCTGCGCTGGAGTTAA
- a CDS encoding multidrug efflux RND transporter permease subunit, producing the protein MSFAATFIKRPVATTLLTLGITLLGIAAYFQLPAAALPQVEYPVISVRASLPGASPETMASSVATPLERALGSIAGINEITSNNSLGSTDINLQFDLNRNINDAARDVQAAINAARAQLPSGMTGNPSVRKANSSDGPVVILSLTSNTLSRAQMYDAAVTILGQKLSQIEGVGQINVGGSALPAVRIELNPQALSRSGISPEDVRTAVVATNVNRPKGVIEDGEQSWQITANDQAKKAEDYGPLIVAWKSGAALRLADVAEVQDGAQDLRNAALTNGKPSVILQIQRQPGANIIATVDKVRARLPELQAAIPAEIKLEIVQDRSVTIRASLRDVGFSLFTSVCLVVMVVMLFLRDRRAALIPAVAVPVSLIGTLAVMHLAGFSLNNLSLMALTVATGFVVDDAVVVLENVSRHIERGMTPMQAAIHGFREVSSTIVSMTVSLIAAFIPILFMGGIVGRLFREFAVTLAAAIVLSLFVSLLTTPVMCSRLLRPADSYRSGRLAQLAERGVGLLLAGYRRSLGWTLDHGRITLCVLLAVIGLNVYLYGIVPKGFFPQQDTGRLVGFIRADQSSSFQSMQEKLADFVDIVRRDPAIANVAGSTGGGSGGPGGGGRNSAQMFVTLKPLAERDASAEQIIERLRRQTSHVAGARLFLISAQEIRIGARSSSASYQYTLLTDNLAELRAWEPKIRKALSALPELVDIDTDNEDKGVQTSLVVDRDAAARLGLTQRAIDTALNDYFGQRLVSTIYNPLNQYRVVMEAAPRYWQSPESLSEIVLTAPGGKEIPLSAIASWGPTFAPLSVSHQSQFVASTISFSLPPGVSLGDATLAINDAMARLGVPTSLYGSFEGSAKAFQASMGSQPLLILGAIIAVYLVLGILYESLVHPLTILSTLPSAGVGALLGLLAFKSEFTVIAMIGVILLVGIVKKNAIMMIDFALQAERDGDLTPREAIFQACLLRFRPIMMTTLAAIFGAIPLALGSGDGAELRQPLGISIVGGLIVSQLLTLYTTPVVYLYLDRLRLAVKAWKTRRHPAAEAA; encoded by the coding sequence ATGAGTTTTGCCGCCACCTTCATCAAGCGCCCGGTCGCCACCACGCTGCTCACGCTGGGCATCACCCTGCTCGGCATTGCAGCCTACTTCCAGCTGCCGGCCGCTGCGCTGCCGCAAGTCGAGTACCCGGTCATCTCGGTGCGTGCCAGCCTGCCCGGCGCCAGCCCGGAAACCATGGCGTCCAGCGTCGCGACACCGCTCGAACGCGCCCTCGGCAGCATCGCCGGAATCAACGAGATCACCTCGAACAACTCGCTGGGCAGCACCGACATCAACCTGCAGTTCGATCTCAACCGCAACATCAACGACGCGGCGCGCGATGTCCAGGCGGCAATCAACGCCGCCCGCGCCCAGCTGCCGAGCGGCATGACCGGCAACCCGTCGGTGCGCAAGGCCAACTCCAGCGACGGGCCGGTGGTGATCCTGTCGCTGACCTCGAACACCCTGTCGCGCGCCCAAATGTACGACGCCGCGGTCACCATCCTCGGCCAGAAGCTGTCGCAGATCGAAGGCGTCGGCCAGATCAACGTCGGCGGCAGCGCCCTGCCCGCCGTGCGCATCGAACTCAACCCGCAGGCCCTGTCGCGCAGCGGCATCAGCCCGGAAGACGTGCGGACGGCGGTCGTCGCCACCAACGTCAACCGGCCCAAGGGCGTGATCGAGGACGGCGAGCAAAGCTGGCAGATCACCGCCAACGACCAGGCAAAAAAGGCCGAGGACTACGGGCCGCTGATCGTTGCCTGGAAGAGCGGCGCCGCACTGCGCCTCGCCGACGTCGCCGAGGTTCAGGACGGCGCCCAGGACTTGCGCAACGCCGCGCTGACCAACGGCAAACCCTCGGTCATCCTGCAGATCCAGCGCCAGCCCGGCGCCAACATCATCGCCACCGTGGACAAGGTACGCGCCCGCCTGCCCGAACTGCAGGCAGCGATTCCGGCCGAGATCAAGCTCGAGATCGTGCAGGATCGCAGCGTGACCATCCGCGCCTCGTTGCGCGATGTCGGTTTCAGCCTGTTCACCTCGGTCTGCCTGGTCGTCATGGTCGTCATGCTTTTCCTGCGCGACCGCCGCGCCGCGCTGATTCCGGCCGTGGCCGTTCCGGTCTCGCTGATCGGCACGCTGGCCGTGATGCACCTGGCCGGCTTCAGCCTGAATAATCTCTCGCTGATGGCGTTGACCGTAGCGACCGGCTTTGTCGTCGATGATGCGGTGGTCGTGCTGGAAAACGTCAGCCGCCACATCGAGCGCGGCATGACGCCGATGCAGGCGGCGATCCACGGCTTTCGCGAAGTCAGCTCGACCATCGTCTCGATGACGGTATCGCTGATCGCGGCCTTCATTCCCATCCTCTTCATGGGTGGCATCGTCGGTCGCCTGTTCCGCGAATTCGCGGTGACGCTGGCCGCGGCCATCGTGCTTTCGCTGTTCGTCTCGCTGCTGACCACGCCGGTGATGTGCTCACGCCTGCTGCGCCCGGCTGACAGCTACCGCAGCGGACGCCTGGCGCAACTCGCCGAGCGCGGCGTCGGGCTGCTCCTCGCCGGCTACCGGCGCAGCCTGGGCTGGACGCTCGATCATGGCCGCATCACGCTCTGCGTACTGTTGGCCGTGATCGGTCTCAATGTCTATCTCTACGGTATCGTGCCCAAAGGCTTTTTCCCGCAGCAGGATACCGGCCGTCTGGTCGGCTTCATCCGCGCCGACCAGAGCAGCTCCTTCCAGTCGATGCAGGAAAAGCTCGCCGATTTCGTCGATATCGTGCGGCGCGACCCGGCCATTGCCAATGTCGCCGGCTCGACCGGCGGCGGCAGCGGCGGTCCCGGTGGCGGCGGACGTAATTCGGCACAGATGTTCGTGACCCTGAAGCCGCTCGCCGAGCGCGACGCCAGCGCCGAGCAAATCATCGAGCGCCTGCGCCGGCAGACCTCGCATGTTGCCGGTGCCCGCCTGTTCCTGATCTCGGCGCAGGAAATCCGCATCGGCGCCCGTTCGAGCAGCGCCAGCTACCAATACACGCTGCTTACCGACAATCTGGCCGAATTGCGCGCCTGGGAGCCGAAAATCCGCAAGGCCTTGTCAGCCCTGCCCGAGCTTGTCGATATCGATACCGACAACGAAGACAAGGGCGTGCAGACCTCGCTGGTCGTCGACCGCGACGCTGCGGCCCGGCTCGGCCTGACCCAGCGCGCCATCGACACCGCGCTCAACGACTATTTCGGACAGCGCCTGGTATCGACCATCTACAACCCGCTCAACCAGTACCGGGTCGTCATGGAAGCCGCACCGCGTTACTGGCAGAGCCCGGAATCGCTCTCCGAAATCGTGTTGACCGCACCCGGCGGCAAGGAAATCCCGCTGTCGGCGATCGCCAGCTGGGGACCGACCTTCGCGCCGCTCTCGGTCAGCCACCAGAGCCAGTTCGTCGCCTCAACGATCAGTTTCTCGCTGCCGCCCGGCGTTTCGCTCGGCGACGCGACGCTGGCGATCAACGACGCGATGGCGCGGCTCGGCGTGCCGACTTCGCTGTATGGCAGTTTCGAAGGCTCGGCCAAGGCATTTCAGGCCTCGATGGGCAGTCAACCGCTACTCATCCTCGGCGCCATCATCGCTGTCTATCTCGTACTCGGAATTCTTTACGAAAGCCTGGTTCATCCGCTGACCATCCTGTCCACGCTGCCCTCGGCCGGCGTCGGTGCCCTGCTTGGTCTGCTCGCTTTCAAGAGCGAGTTCACGGTGATCGCGATGATCGGCGTCATCCTGCTGGTCGGCATCGTCAAGAAAAACGCCATCATGATGATCGACTTCGCACTGCAGGCCGAACGGGACGGTGACCTGACGCCGCGCGAGGCCATCTTCCAGGCCTGCTTACTGCGTTTCCGACCGATCATGATGACGACGCTGGCTGCCATCTTCGGCGCCATTCCGCTCGCGCTGGGCAGCGGCGACGGCGCCGAACTGCGCCAGCCGCTCGGCATCTCCATCGTCGGCGGCCTGATCGTCAGCCAGCTGCTCACCCTGTATACGACCCCGGTCGTCTATCTTTACCTCGACCGCCTGCGCCTCGCCGTCAAGGCCTGGAAAACCCGTCGCCACCCAGCCGCGGAAGCGGCCTGA
- a CDS encoding DUF6491 family protein, which produces MTRHLRSVLLALGIVALATSTVFADSPAEPKAAQASIPFVNRGGIRDWVVEDDANLLLQDRQGQWYRARLVGPAYYLAHSKGLLFATGPSGTLETFDSVVVYGQKYPIISLTRIDPPKLKRK; this is translated from the coding sequence ATGACGCGACATTTGCGCTCTGTTCTGCTTGCTCTTGGCATCGTTGCCCTGGCTACTTCAACTGTTTTTGCCGACTCGCCTGCCGAGCCCAAGGCTGCGCAGGCATCGATTCCCTTCGTCAATCGCGGCGGTATTCGCGACTGGGTGGTTGAGGATGATGCCAATCTTCTGCTCCAGGACCGCCAAGGGCAGTGGTATCGCGCCAGGCTGGTCGGTCCTGCCTACTACCTGGCCCACTCGAAGGGCCTGCTTTTTGCCACCGGCCCGTCCGGCACCCTCGAAACATTCGACAGCGTTGTGGTGTACGGCCAGAAATATCCGATCATTTCGCTGACCCGGATCGATCCGCCGAAGCTGAAAAGAAAGTAG
- a CDS encoding lectin translates to MKKSSFVLAGCLLASSLAFAQQQAAAPAQPLSFFVTSSGLGKGADLGGLAGADAHCAELAKAAGSPKQVWRAYLSTPAADGKPAVNARDRIGNGPWYNVRGAAVAKDVAHLHGDTVEGARLGNNLSRTTALTEKNQPVKGAGDTPNEHDILTGSQPDGRAFADAADHTCKNYTSSAEDGSVQVGHFDRTGGGNTSWNSAHASRGCSQEKLKSSGGAGLFYCFAAD, encoded by the coding sequence ATGAAGAAAAGTTCGTTCGTCCTCGCCGGCTGTCTGCTCGCCAGCAGCCTTGCCTTCGCGCAGCAACAGGCGGCCGCGCCGGCCCAGCCCTTGAGCTTTTTCGTGACCAGCAGCGGACTGGGCAAGGGGGCCGATCTCGGCGGTCTGGCCGGTGCCGATGCGCACTGTGCCGAGCTCGCCAAAGCGGCCGGTTCGCCGAAGCAGGTCTGGCGCGCCTACCTGAGTACCCCGGCGGCAGACGGCAAACCGGCCGTCAATGCGCGCGACCGGATTGGCAACGGCCCCTGGTACAACGTGCGCGGTGCCGCCGTCGCCAAGGATGTCGCGCATCTGCATGGCGATACCGTTGAAGGCGCCCGTCTTGGCAACAATCTGAGCCGGACCACCGCCTTGACCGAGAAGAATCAGCCGGTCAAGGGTGCAGGCGACACGCCCAACGAACACGACATCCTGACCGGTTCGCAGCCGGACGGCCGCGCCTTTGCCGATGCTGCCGACCACACCTGCAAGAACTACACGAGCAGCGCTGAAGACGGTTCGGTGCAGGTCGGTCACTTTGACCGTACCGGCGGTGGCAATACCTCCTGGAATTCGGCGCACGCCAGCCGCGGCTGCAGCCAGGAAAAGCTCAAGAGCAGCGGCGGTGCAGGCCTGTTCTACTGCTTCGCGGCGGACTGA